A stretch of Bradyrhizobium diazoefficiens DNA encodes these proteins:
- a CDS encoding 50S ribosomal protein L25/general stress protein Ctc, whose product MATTVKELKATARPKSGKGAARAERRAGRVPGVIYGNNQPPLPISVDDRELRQRILAGRFLTTLVDVELDGKKHRVIPRDYHLDPVKDFPIHVDFMRLGEGATIRISVPLHVVKAEGSPGVKRGGAVNIVAHVIDLECGVENIPQFIEVDVGSLEIGHSLHLSDVKLPAGVKALTSADATLVTIVPPSGYAEEQKAAAAAAAGGAAPAAGAAPAAGAAAPAAGAAAPAAAAKAPAAKAPAGGDKKK is encoded by the coding sequence ATGGCGACGACCGTCAAGGAATTGAAGGCGACCGCACGTCCGAAGAGCGGCAAGGGGGCCGCCCGGGCTGAGCGTCGCGCCGGGAGAGTGCCCGGAGTGATCTATGGTAACAACCAGCCCCCGCTCCCGATCTCGGTTGACGATCGTGAACTGCGCCAGCGCATCCTCGCCGGCCGGTTCCTGACCACGCTGGTCGACGTCGAACTCGACGGCAAGAAGCACCGCGTGATTCCGCGCGACTACCATCTCGATCCGGTCAAGGACTTCCCGATCCACGTCGACTTCATGCGACTCGGCGAAGGCGCCACCATCCGCATCAGCGTCCCGCTGCATGTCGTGAAGGCCGAAGGTTCGCCCGGCGTGAAGCGCGGCGGCGCCGTCAACATCGTCGCCCATGTGATCGACCTCGAATGCGGTGTCGAGAACATCCCGCAGTTCATCGAGGTCGATGTCGGTTCGCTCGAAATCGGTCACTCGCTGCATCTGTCGGACGTCAAGCTGCCGGCCGGCGTGAAGGCGCTGACCTCCGCGGACGCGACCCTCGTCACCATCGTGCCGCCGTCCGGCTACGCCGAAGAGCAGAAGGCCGCTGCTGCGGCTGCTGCCGGTGGCGCTGCTCCGGCCGCGGGTGCTGCTCCGGCGGCAGGTGCTGCGGCTCCGGCCGCGGGTGCTGCTGCTCCGGCGGCTGCTGCCAAGGCTCCTGCTGCCAAGGCTCCCGCCGGCGGCGACAAGAAGAAGTAA
- a CDS encoding putative zinc-binding metallopeptidase, giving the protein MPHRKFAWEKLSDDALLKQRLSSLRVTVEGTWLEDCVGTLHEEMEERGIRLRPHTWISSEWFSPGGVPGIAIPFYLAHPRLMKLEKKMMFDVEGGTWRECMAILRHEAGHAMQHGFQLQRRRRWQQLFGPSSKHYPRYYRPNPASRRYVQHLRLWYAQSHPDEDFAETFAVWLRPRSNWRTRYAGWPALKKLEYVDELMSEIAGKRPLITTRERIDPLRSLSQTLEDHYKKKQAFYAFTPPKTYDRDLSRLFSADPRHHRSKPAAVLIRRHRAQIRQLVARWTGENQLTLDVVLDNMISRCRELDLRAVGPEQKLVLDFTVLVTAKTMHAMFGPSRRKWIAL; this is encoded by the coding sequence ATGCCGCACCGGAAATTTGCTTGGGAAAAACTGTCGGATGACGCGTTGCTCAAGCAACGCCTCTCCAGCCTGAGGGTTACGGTCGAAGGCACCTGGCTCGAAGATTGTGTCGGCACGCTCCACGAGGAGATGGAAGAGCGAGGCATCCGGCTACGGCCGCACACATGGATCTCGAGCGAATGGTTCAGCCCGGGAGGTGTGCCCGGCATCGCCATCCCCTTCTATCTCGCCCATCCCCGCCTGATGAAGCTCGAGAAGAAGATGATGTTCGACGTCGAGGGCGGCACCTGGCGCGAGTGCATGGCTATCCTTCGTCACGAGGCTGGACATGCCATGCAGCACGGCTTCCAGTTGCAGCGGCGCCGGCGCTGGCAGCAGCTGTTCGGGCCGTCGTCGAAACACTACCCGCGCTACTACCGTCCCAATCCGGCCAGCAGGCGCTACGTCCAGCACCTTCGGCTCTGGTACGCACAAAGCCACCCGGACGAAGACTTCGCCGAGACGTTTGCGGTGTGGCTGCGGCCGCGCTCGAACTGGCGAACGCGATATGCCGGCTGGCCCGCGCTGAAGAAGCTCGAATATGTCGACGAGCTGATGAGCGAGATCGCGGGAAAGCGGCCGCTGATCACGACGCGGGAGCGCATCGATCCGCTGCGAAGTCTGAGCCAGACGCTCGAAGACCACTACAAGAAGAAACAGGCATTCTACGCTTTCACCCCGCCGAAGACCTACGACCGCGATCTCTCCAGGCTCTTTTCCGCCGATCCCCGGCATCACCGGTCAAAACCGGCTGCGGTCCTGATTCGGCGGCACCGCGCCCAGATCAGGCAACTGGTCGCGCGATGGACGGGCGAGAACCAGCTCACGCTCGATGTCGTGCTCGACAACATGATCTCCCGCTGCCGCGAGCTCGATCTGCGCGCGGTTGGCCCCGAACAGAAGCTCGTTCTCGATTTCACCGTCCTCGTGACCGCCAAGACGATGCACGCGATGTTTGGCCCGTCTCGGCGCAAATGGATCGCGCTATGA
- the ychF gene encoding redox-regulated ATPase YchF translates to MGFKCGIVGLPNVGKSTLFNALTETAAAQAANYPFCTIEPNVGEVAVPDPRLDKLSAISKSAQIIPTRLTFVDIAGLVRGASKGEGLGNQFLANIRETDAIAHVVRCFEDSDITHVEGKIAPLADIETIETELMLADLDSLEKRVDNLTKKAKGNDKDAKEQLDLVNRTLVLLREGKPARLVERKAEEERAFGMLGLLSSKPVLYVCNVEESSAATGNSFSKAVEEQAAKEGAVAVVISAKIESEIATISRDERADFLETLGLEEAGLDRLIRAGYRLLDLITYFTVGPKEARAWTIYRGTKAPGAAGVIHTDFEKGFIRAETIAYEDYVAFNGESGARDAGKLRLEGKEYVVADGDVMHFRFNT, encoded by the coding sequence GTGGGATTCAAATGCGGGATTGTCGGGTTGCCCAATGTCGGCAAGTCGACCTTGTTCAATGCGCTGACCGAGACGGCCGCGGCGCAAGCCGCGAACTATCCATTCTGCACCATCGAGCCGAATGTCGGTGAGGTCGCGGTGCCCGATCCGCGGCTCGACAAGTTGTCGGCGATCTCCAAGTCGGCGCAGATCATTCCGACCCGGCTGACCTTCGTCGACATCGCCGGTCTCGTGCGCGGCGCCTCCAAGGGTGAAGGCCTCGGCAACCAGTTTCTGGCCAACATCCGCGAGACCGATGCCATCGCGCATGTCGTGCGCTGCTTTGAGGATTCCGACATCACCCATGTCGAGGGCAAGATCGCCCCGCTCGCCGACATCGAGACCATCGAGACCGAGCTGATGCTCGCCGACCTCGACAGCCTCGAGAAGCGCGTCGACAACCTCACCAAGAAGGCCAAGGGCAACGACAAGGACGCCAAGGAGCAGCTCGACCTCGTCAACCGCACGCTGGTGCTGCTGCGCGAGGGCAAGCCCGCGCGCCTCGTCGAGCGCAAGGCGGAGGAGGAGCGCGCCTTCGGCATGCTCGGCCTGCTCTCGTCAAAACCCGTGCTTTACGTCTGCAACGTCGAGGAAAGCTCGGCCGCCACCGGCAACTCGTTCTCCAAGGCGGTTGAGGAGCAGGCGGCGAAGGAAGGCGCGGTTGCCGTCGTCATCTCCGCCAAGATCGAATCCGAGATCGCTACGATCTCGCGTGACGAGCGCGCCGACTTCCTGGAGACGCTGGGTCTCGAAGAGGCCGGACTCGATCGTCTGATCCGCGCCGGCTACAGGTTACTCGACCTCATCACCTATTTCACGGTGGGCCCGAAGGAAGCGCGCGCCTGGACCATCTATCGCGGCACCAAGGCGCCTGGCGCGGCCGGCGTAATCCACACCGACTTCGAGAAGGGCTTCATCCGCGCCGAGACCATCGCCTATGAGGACTATGTTGCGTTCAACGGCGAATCCGGCGCGCGCGATGCCGGCAAGCTGCGCCTCGAAGGCAAGGAATACGTCGTCGCCGACGGCGACGTGATGCATTTCCGGTTTAATACCTGA
- the pth gene encoding aminoacyl-tRNA hydrolase: MRLFVGLGNPGAKYARNRHNIGFMAVDEIARRHGFAPWRRRFQGETSEGALGPERVILLKPTTYMNDSGRSVQEAASFFKIAPGDTTVFHDELELPPGKVRVKIGGGIAGHNGLRSISAHIGNEYRRVRLGIGHPGVKELVHGHVLSDFAKADNDWVATLCDAVAEHAALLAKGTDATFANRVHLAMQAKGFLTKDDNGKE, from the coding sequence ATGCGACTGTTTGTTGGGCTCGGCAATCCCGGCGCGAAATACGCACGTAACCGGCACAATATCGGCTTCATGGCCGTCGACGAGATTGCGCGGCGTCATGGTTTCGCACCATGGCGCCGTCGTTTTCAGGGCGAGACCTCGGAAGGCGCGCTCGGACCCGAGCGCGTGATCCTGCTCAAGCCGACGACCTACATGAACGATTCCGGCCGCAGCGTTCAGGAGGCGGCAAGCTTCTTCAAGATCGCGCCGGGCGACACCACGGTGTTTCACGACGAGCTCGAATTGCCGCCGGGCAAGGTGCGGGTGAAGATCGGCGGCGGCATCGCCGGGCATAATGGCCTGCGCTCGATCTCGGCGCATATCGGCAACGAGTATCGCCGGGTGCGGCTCGGCATCGGTCATCCCGGCGTCAAGGAGCTGGTGCATGGCCACGTGCTGTCGGACTTCGCCAAGGCCGACAACGATTGGGTGGCGACGCTCTGCGATGCAGTTGCAGAGCACGCCGCACTGCTCGCCAAGGGCACGGACGCGACCTTCGCCAACAGGGTGCATCTCGCCATGCAGGCGAAGGGATTTTTGACCAAGGACGACAACGGCAAGGAATAA
- a CDS encoding SAM-dependent methyltransferase: MTEQPLLNEIKALIKSSGPMPVWRYMELCLMHPRYGYYVSRDPLGREGDFTTAPEVSQMFGELLGLWTASVWKQMGSPQFLRLIELGPGRGTMMADALRALRVLPPLYQALHVHMVEVNPVLRDRQSATLANVRNIAWHDSIDDVPEGPSIVLANEYFDVLPIHQMVKREDGWHERVIEIDPNGKLQFGAASEPTPRFDVLLPPLVRAAPVGAVFEWRPDSEIMKLATRVRDQDGAALIIDYGHLRSDAGDTFQAIARHTFTDPLKAPGQADVTAHVDFQALARAAEDVGARVHGPVTQGDFLKRVGIETRAAALMQKATPEVATDISVALKRLTDTGRSGMGAMFKVLGISEPRLAGLAGLSDLEQAGGN, from the coding sequence GTGACCGAACAGCCGCTGCTCAATGAGATCAAGGCACTGATCAAATCCTCAGGCCCGATGCCGGTCTGGCGATACATGGAATTGTGCCTGATGCATCCGCGCTACGGCTATTATGTCTCGCGCGATCCATTGGGACGAGAGGGCGACTTCACCACCGCGCCCGAAGTCAGCCAGATGTTCGGCGAGCTGTTGGGATTGTGGACCGCCTCGGTCTGGAAGCAGATGGGCTCGCCGCAATTCCTGCGGCTGATCGAGCTCGGCCCCGGCCGCGGCACCATGATGGCGGACGCGTTGCGCGCCTTGCGCGTGCTACCGCCACTCTACCAGGCGCTTCACGTTCACATGGTCGAGGTCAATCCAGTGCTGCGCGACCGGCAGAGCGCGACGCTGGCGAACGTGCGCAATATCGCCTGGCACGACAGCATCGACGACGTGCCTGAAGGCCCGAGCATCGTCCTCGCCAACGAATATTTCGACGTGCTGCCGATCCACCAGATGGTCAAGCGCGAGGACGGCTGGCACGAGCGGGTGATCGAGATCGATCCCAACGGCAAGCTTCAGTTCGGCGCCGCATCCGAGCCGACGCCGCGCTTCGACGTCCTGCTGCCGCCGCTGGTGCGCGCAGCGCCGGTCGGCGCGGTGTTCGAATGGCGCCCCGATTCCGAGATCATGAAGCTCGCCACACGGGTGCGCGACCAGGACGGCGCGGCGCTGATCATCGATTACGGCCACCTACGCAGCGACGCCGGCGATACCTTCCAGGCCATCGCACGCCACACCTTCACCGATCCCCTGAAGGCGCCGGGCCAGGCCGACGTCACCGCCCATGTCGACTTCCAGGCGCTCGCGCGCGCGGCGGAGGACGTCGGCGCTCGCGTGCACGGCCCGGTGACGCAAGGCGATTTCCTCAAGCGCGTCGGCATCGAGACCCGCGCGGCGGCGCTGATGCAGAAAGCAACGCCGGAAGTGGCCACCGACATTTCCGTGGCGCTGAAGCGGCTGACCGATACGGGCCGCAGCGGCATGGGCGCGATGTTCAAGGTGCTGGGCATCTCGGAGCCGCGGCTGGCGGGATTAGCGGGCCTCAGCGATCTCGAACAGGCCGGAGGCAATTGA
- a CDS encoding accessory factor UbiK family protein yields MTQTTNRFFDEIGRLMNDAAGAAQGAKREFDTVLRNQAEKFLRDMDLVKREEFEAVKDMARLAREENEALKARIAALEAKLGG; encoded by the coding sequence ATGACCCAGACCACCAACCGGTTTTTCGACGAGATCGGCCGCCTGATGAACGATGCCGCCGGTGCGGCCCAGGGCGCCAAGCGAGAATTCGATACCGTGCTGCGCAACCAGGCCGAAAAATTCCTGCGTGACATGGACCTGGTCAAGCGCGAGGAGTTCGAGGCGGTCAAGGACATGGCCCGCCTGGCGCGCGAGGAGAACGAAGCGCTGAAGGCGCGGATCGCGGCGCTGGAGGCCAAGCTCGGCGGGTAA
- the pgeF gene encoding peptidoglycan editing factor PgeF, which translates to MTLASSLLSAVPGLRHSFFTREGGVSNGIYAALNGGLGSNDDPADVAENRRRMAEHVGVAPERFLSLHQIHSPDVLVANAPWPDGPRPKGDALVTKTPGIALGVSTADCGPVLFVDPNARVIGGAHAGWKGALTGVLESTILAMEKLGATRSGIIAAIGPLIRQNSYEVGNEFVARFIEADADNAVFFIPSVREGHAMFDLAGFIRKRLEAAGILMIDDLGLDTYADERFFSYRRSVHRKEPDYGRHIHAIALEG; encoded by the coding sequence ATGACTCTTGCTTCGTCGTTGCTGTCGGCGGTGCCGGGCCTGCGCCATTCCTTTTTCACGCGCGAAGGCGGCGTCTCCAACGGCATCTATGCCGCGCTCAATGGCGGGCTCGGCTCCAACGATGACCCGGCCGATGTCGCCGAGAACCGCCGCCGCATGGCCGAGCATGTCGGCGTTGCGCCGGAGCGCTTTCTCAGCCTGCATCAGATCCATTCACCCGACGTCCTCGTCGCCAACGCACCCTGGCCAGATGGCCCGCGGCCGAAGGGCGATGCGCTGGTGACCAAAACGCCGGGCATCGCGCTCGGCGTCTCCACCGCCGATTGCGGCCCGGTGCTGTTCGTCGATCCCAATGCGCGCGTGATCGGCGGCGCCCATGCCGGCTGGAAAGGCGCACTGACCGGCGTGCTGGAATCCACGATTCTGGCGATGGAGAAGCTCGGCGCCACACGCAGCGGCATCATCGCCGCGATCGGTCCCTTGATCCGGCAGAACAGCTACGAAGTCGGCAACGAGTTCGTGGCGCGCTTCATCGAGGCGGATGCGGACAACGCAGTGTTCTTCATCCCGTCGGTGCGCGAGGGCCACGCGATGTTCGACCTCGCCGGCTTCATCCGGAAACGGCTGGAAGCCGCCGGTATCCTGATGATCGACGATCTCGGCCTCGACACTTATGCCGACGAGCGCTTCTTCAGCTATCGCCGCTCCGTGCATCGCAAGGAGCCGGACTACGGCCGTCACATCCACGCGATCGCGTTGGAGGGGTGA
- a CDS encoding ribose-phosphate pyrophosphokinase, with protein sequence MSAKNGSIKLVSGNSNPALAQAIAQGLDLPLTKAVVRRFADMEIFVEIQENVRGSDAFIIQSTSFPANDHLMELLIITDALRRSSAHRITAVIPYFGYARQDRKSASRTPISAKLVANLITQAGVDRVMTLDLHALQIQGFFDIPTDNLYAAPLMVRDIKEKFDLSKTMVISPDVGGVARARGLAKRINTPLAIVDKRRERPGESEVMNVIGDVSGYTCILIDDIVDSGGTLVNAADALIAKGAKDVYAYITHGVLSGGAAARIAGSKLKELVITDSILPTDAVTKAPNIRTLPIASLISDAIARTAAEESVSSLFD encoded by the coding sequence ATGTCAGCCAAGAACGGCTCCATCAAGCTCGTCTCCGGCAACTCCAATCCCGCTCTCGCGCAAGCCATCGCGCAGGGGCTGGACCTGCCGCTGACCAAGGCGGTGGTGCGACGCTTCGCCGACATGGAGATCTTCGTCGAGATCCAGGAGAACGTCCGCGGCTCGGATGCCTTCATCATCCAATCGACCTCGTTCCCCGCGAACGACCACCTGATGGAGCTGCTGATCATCACCGACGCGCTGCGCCGCTCCTCGGCGCATCGCATTACCGCGGTGATCCCCTATTTCGGTTACGCCCGGCAGGACCGGAAATCCGCCTCGCGCACACCGATCTCGGCCAAGCTCGTCGCCAACCTGATTACACAGGCCGGCGTCGACCGCGTCATGACGCTCGACCTCCATGCCTTGCAGATCCAGGGCTTCTTCGACATCCCGACCGACAATCTCTACGCGGCGCCGCTGATGGTGCGCGACATCAAGGAGAAGTTCGATCTCTCCAAGACGATGGTGATTTCGCCCGACGTCGGCGGCGTGGCGCGCGCGCGCGGCCTTGCCAAGCGCATCAACACTCCGCTCGCGATCGTCGACAAGCGGCGTGAGCGTCCCGGCGAGTCCGAGGTCATGAACGTGATCGGCGACGTCTCCGGCTACACCTGTATCCTGATCGACGATATCGTCGACTCCGGCGGTACGCTGGTGAACGCGGCCGATGCGCTGATCGCCAAGGGCGCCAAGGACGTCTACGCCTACATCACCCACGGCGTGCTCTCCGGCGGCGCGGCTGCTCGCATCGCCGGCTCGAAGCTGAAAGAGCTCGTCATCACCGACTCGATCCTGCCGACGGATGCGGTGACCAAGGCGCCGAACATCCGCACCCTCCCGATCGCCAGCCTGATCTCGGACGCGATCGCGCGCACGGCGGCGGAAGAGTCGGTGTCGAGCCTGTTCGACTGA
- a CDS encoding MaoC family dehydratase, with protein MTLTFEDFPPGRYGTFGPRHVTRDEILAFAAEFDPQPMHLDEEAASKSMLRGLSGSGWHLCSLMMRMMADGFITRAASLGSPGVDEVRWLSPLRPGDDLMLDVDVVEARTSKSRPSLGIVKFKCTMRNAKGEALCEMTSPILIGRRAGAV; from the coding sequence ATGACCCTGACCTTCGAAGATTTCCCGCCCGGCCGGTATGGAACGTTCGGCCCGCGCCATGTCACCCGCGACGAGATTTTGGCCTTTGCCGCCGAATTCGATCCGCAACCGATGCACCTCGACGAGGAGGCCGCCAGCAAGAGCATGCTGCGCGGCCTGTCCGGTTCGGGCTGGCACCTCTGCTCGCTGATGATGCGGATGATGGCCGATGGCTTCATCACCCGCGCCGCCTCGCTCGGATCGCCCGGCGTCGACGAGGTGCGCTGGCTGTCTCCGTTGCGGCCCGGCGACGACCTCATGCTCGACGTCGACGTCGTGGAAGCCCGCACCTCGAAGAGCAGGCCGAGCCTCGGCATCGTCAAGTTCAAATGCACCATGCGCAATGCCAAGGGCGAAGCGCTGTGTGAGATGACCTCGCCGATCCTAATCGGGCGGCGCGCGGGAGCGGTCTGA
- a CDS encoding dienelactone hydrolase family protein: MIEHQIAIPTKDGHTATFIVHPERGGPFPVILFYMDAPAIREELRDMARRLATSGYYVMLPNLYYRSGVMELGALPADPNAPERKRMFALMGSLTIPLIMDDTSALLTYAEGQPAANTKIIGTVGYCMSGRYAINAATHFPESVKAAASIYGVQLATEQDDSPHLAPGKTRAELYFACAETDVYAPPEIIEKVKEGMSGAKAEVEIYPGTHHGFAFPKRPVYDRDAAERHWERLLALYRRNLVQQ, from the coding sequence ATGATCGAGCATCAGATCGCAATTCCCACCAAGGACGGCCACACCGCGACCTTCATCGTCCATCCCGAGCGCGGCGGACCGTTCCCGGTCATCCTGTTCTACATGGACGCGCCGGCGATCCGTGAAGAGCTACGCGACATGGCGCGCCGGCTCGCGACATCGGGCTATTACGTGATGCTGCCGAACCTCTATTACCGCTCCGGCGTGATGGAGCTCGGCGCGCTGCCGGCCGATCCGAACGCACCGGAGCGCAAGCGCATGTTCGCGCTGATGGGCTCACTCACGATTCCCTTGATCATGGACGACACAAGCGCGCTGCTCACCTATGCCGAAGGCCAGCCGGCCGCGAACACCAAAATCATCGGCACCGTCGGCTACTGCATGAGCGGCCGCTACGCCATCAACGCCGCCACGCATTTCCCTGAAAGCGTCAAGGCCGCCGCCTCGATCTACGGTGTGCAACTCGCGACGGAGCAGGACGACAGCCCGCATCTGGCTCCAGGCAAGACCAGGGCCGAGCTCTATTTCGCCTGCGCCGAGACTGATGTCTACGCGCCGCCGGAGATTATCGAGAAGGTCAAAGAGGGCATGAGCGGCGCGAAAGCCGAGGTCGAGATCTATCCCGGCACCCATCACGGCTTCGCCTTTCCCAAGCGCCCGGTCTACGACCGCGACGCCGCCGAGCGGCATTGGGAGCGGCTGCTGGCGCTCTATCGCCGCAACCTCGTCCAGCAATAG
- a CDS encoding DUF4282 domain-containing protein — MFSFSDLFQWDRFITPTIIKTFYWLVIGVICLFGLSGIFAGLTAMAISPFAGFLVVLESIAGVVVGIVFSRIAAELILIVFRINEHLGAIRDQGGGVR, encoded by the coding sequence ATGTTTTCATTCAGCGATCTGTTTCAATGGGACCGCTTCATCACGCCGACGATCATCAAGACTTTCTACTGGCTGGTGATCGGCGTGATCTGCCTGTTCGGACTCTCCGGAATCTTCGCCGGCCTCACCGCGATGGCGATCAGTCCGTTCGCGGGCTTTCTGGTCGTGCTGGAATCGATCGCGGGCGTCGTCGTCGGAATCGTGTTCTCGCGCATCGCCGCGGAGTTGATCCTGATCGTATTCCGCATCAACGAGCATCTCGGCGCGATCCGGGACCAGGGCGGCGGGGTGCGGTGA
- the lgt gene encoding prolipoprotein diacylglyceryl transferase, with amino-acid sequence MQLLLIDFPSFNPIAVAIGPFAIRWYALAYIGGIVIGWLYARSLLKNERLWGGPAPISLVQVDDFILWVTLGIILGGRTGYVLFYNLPFFIEHPIAIFRLWEGGMSFHGGFLGCVVAVMWFAHRNRISILSLGDITTAVGPIGLFLGRIANFINGELWGRATDASVPWAMIFPHDPSHLPRHPSQLYEAGMEGILLFTVLAIMIRFGALKRPGMILGSFILIYGLTRIAGEHFREPDVQLGFLWGGLTMGMLLSIPMLIVGGILIVWAVRRGAPKALDTIS; translated from the coding sequence ATGCAGCTTCTTCTGATCGACTTCCCGTCCTTCAACCCGATCGCGGTCGCGATCGGGCCGTTTGCGATCCGCTGGTACGCGCTGGCCTATATCGGCGGCATCGTGATCGGCTGGCTCTACGCACGCTCGCTGCTGAAGAACGAGCGCCTGTGGGGCGGGCCGGCGCCGATCTCGCTGGTGCAGGTCGACGATTTCATCCTCTGGGTCACGCTCGGCATCATCCTGGGCGGCCGCACCGGCTACGTGCTGTTCTACAATTTGCCGTTCTTCATCGAGCATCCCATCGCGATCTTCCGGCTGTGGGAAGGCGGCATGTCGTTCCATGGCGGCTTCCTCGGCTGCGTCGTCGCGGTGATGTGGTTTGCCCACCGCAACCGGATCTCGATCCTGTCGCTCGGTGACATCACCACCGCAGTCGGGCCGATCGGGCTGTTCCTCGGGCGGATCGCCAACTTCATCAACGGCGAATTGTGGGGCCGCGCCACCGATGCGAGCGTGCCCTGGGCCATGATCTTCCCCCACGATCCCTCGCATTTGCCGCGCCATCCGAGCCAACTCTATGAAGCCGGCATGGAGGGCATCCTGCTGTTCACCGTGCTCGCCATCATGATCCGCTTTGGCGCCTTGAAACGGCCGGGCATGATCCTCGGCAGCTTTATCCTGATCTATGGCCTGACCCGCATCGCCGGCGAGCATTTCCGCGAGCCGGACGTCCAGCTCGGCTTTCTCTGGGGCGGATTAACCATGGGCATGCTGTTGTCGATCCCCATGCTTATTGTCGGCGGTATACTTATTGTATGGGCTGTCAGGCGCGGTGCGCCGAAGGCGCTCGATACCATCAGTTAA
- a CDS encoding MaoC family dehydratase: MAFFEEIEIGDRREIGAYHFTAESIKTFAAKFDPQRFHLDEEEGKNSLFGGLAASGWHVGSACMSLLVADGQRLAREAASRGEEIAVWGPSPGFRDLRWIRPVLAGDTVSYANVVIEKRTSASRPGWGILSARTTGTNQRGEEVYSITASAFVPMRGKPG; encoded by the coding sequence ATGGCATTCTTCGAGGAGATCGAGATCGGCGATCGCCGCGAGATCGGCGCCTATCATTTCACGGCGGAATCCATCAAGACCTTCGCCGCGAAATTCGATCCGCAGCGCTTCCATCTCGATGAGGAGGAAGGCAAGAACTCGCTGTTCGGCGGGCTCGCGGCGTCCGGCTGGCATGTCGGCTCGGCCTGCATGAGTCTGCTTGTCGCCGACGGCCAGCGTCTGGCGCGCGAGGCTGCTTCGCGCGGCGAGGAGATCGCGGTGTGGGGTCCGTCGCCGGGCTTTCGCGACCTGCGCTGGATCAGGCCGGTGCTCGCTGGCGACACGGTCTCCTACGCCAATGTCGTCATCGAGAAGCGCACCTCCGCCTCGCGCCCCGGCTGGGGCATTTTGTCGGCCCGCACCACCGGCACCAACCAACGCGGCGAAGAGGTCTATTCCATCACCGCCTCGGCCTTCGTGCCGATGCGCGGGAAACCCGGTTAG
- a CDS encoding nuclear transport factor 2 family protein, producing the protein MTEHSLWRFSRALHRAINDRQFEDIEALIDEDVAWAIYGPIDMFPFLGAREGKAAVLQVIRQLADNFHVRRFERESIMLGVDSASSMLRYSLTALDSDKPISLRVAQFAQFRADRLINMRVLIDTFDLVEQALGRAIHLPKMTSVG; encoded by the coding sequence ATGACAGAGCACAGCCTCTGGCGTTTCTCGCGCGCGTTGCACCGCGCGATCAACGACCGGCAGTTCGAGGACATCGAGGCCCTGATCGACGAGGACGTCGCGTGGGCGATCTATGGTCCGATCGACATGTTTCCGTTCCTGGGCGCACGCGAGGGCAAGGCGGCGGTGCTCCAGGTCATCCGCCAGCTCGCCGACAATTTCCACGTTCGCCGCTTCGAGCGCGAGAGCATCATGCTCGGCGTCGATTCCGCCTCCTCGATGCTGCGCTATTCGCTGACGGCGCTCGATTCCGACAAGCCGATCAGCTTGCGGGTCGCGCAGTTCGCTCAGTTCAGGGCGGACCGGCTCATCAACATGCGTGTGCTGATCGACACCTTCGACCTGGTCGAGCAGGCACTCGGCCGCGCCATTCATCTGCCAAAGATGACCAGCGTCGGCTGA
- a CDS encoding BglII/BstYI family type II restriction endonuclease, which translates to MFDRLRKRGFEVEFRSHAQAILSVDFPEVAEQLESVLEASTIPIEEIIGSGGGETKGTQRLRRALAAHEWRKHNFVVQRIIDGVQREAQSHEIDHVRTFNAGTIALEIEWNNKVHSSIATSRTSRDFIPMVPFRSVSSSLEEAACKLR; encoded by the coding sequence ATGTTTGATCGCCTCAGAAAACGGGGATTTGAAGTCGAATTCCGTTCACATGCCCAAGCTATCCTCAGCGTCGACTTCCCGGAGGTCGCCGAGCAGCTCGAAAGCGTACTTGAAGCTTCGACCATTCCGATTGAAGAAATTATTGGATCCGGGGGTGGCGAGACAAAGGGCACACAGCGGCTCCGAAGAGCGCTCGCGGCTCACGAGTGGCGCAAGCACAATTTTGTCGTCCAACGGATTATCGATGGCGTGCAGCGCGAAGCGCAATCACACGAAATCGATCACGTAAGAACGTTCAACGCCGGCACGATCGCCCTCGAGATCGAATGGAACAACAAGGTCCATTCTTCGATCGCGACCTCGAGAACTTCAAGAGACTTCATTCCGATGGTGCCATTTCGCTCGGTATCATCATCACTCGAGGAAGCAGCCTGCAAGCTGCGATGA